One Drosophila virilis strain 15010-1051.87 chromosome 5, Dvir_AGI_RSII-ME, whole genome shotgun sequence DNA window includes the following coding sequences:
- the LOC6625417 gene encoding serine-threonine kinase receptor-associated protein — translation MSNLQLPVDCVGHKGDVVQLAYSKVCKSGYYLASASQDGQAMLRHGDTGDWVGTFEKDGEPILSVDINGEATRLATGGEDCTARIWNAVDGKQLTKIMLNSPVRCVALGANSEYLAVGCLDRKTGHRTDKVLYLYTLEQPDMPTFFEGQTRGMRDVLFCRDDRALLSSSHDRSIRLWDRLSGRQAHSIALPHHAKSVELCADGRTVTIAYGHSVVFLDVDRFEVLQHRKLPVRLIGVSLHPEKKTYVCAGSNRCIYKCDYATGEILETFNAHERHMHCIKYSPDGEVYASSAADGGLRLWQQTVGKKYALWDTRSDQSEDNDAQPESVGDQN, via the coding sequence ATGTCGAACCTACAATTGCCCGTGGATTGTGTGGGCCACAAGGGAGATGTGGTCCAGCTGGCCTACAGCAAGGTCTGCAAATCGGGCTACTACTTGGCCTCGGCCAGCCAGGATGGGCAGGCGATGTTGCGTCATGGCGACACCGGCGACTGGGTGGGCACCTTCGAGAAGGACGGCGAGCCAATACTCAGCGTGGACATTAACGGGGAGGCGACACGGCTGGCCACGGGCGGCGAGGATTGCACGGCGCGCATCTGGAATGCGGTCGACGGCAAGCAGCTGACAAAGATTATGTTGAACTCACCCGTACGCTGTGTGGCGCTGGGCGCCAATTCGGAATATTTGGCCGTGGGCTGTTTGGATCGCAAGACTGGCCATCGCACCGACAAGGTGCTGTATCTGTACACACTGGAGCAGCCGGATATGCCCACATTTTTTGAGGGACAGACGCGCGGCATGCGCGATGTGCTCTTCTGTCGTGATGATCGCGCGCTGCTCTCCTCCTCGCACGATCGCTCCATACGGCTCTGGGATCGACTGAGCGGTCGGCAGGCGCACTCCATAGCCCTGCCGCATCATGCCAAGTCGGTGGAGCTGTGCGCCGACGGACGCACCGTGACCATTGCCTATGGCCATAGTGTCGTCTTCCTCGACGTGGATCGCTTTGAGGTGCTGCAGCATCGCAAGCTGCCCGTCCGTCTGATCGGTGTCTCACTGCATCCCGAGAAAAAGACGTACGTATGCGCTGGTAGCAATCGTTGCATCTACAAGTGCGACTACGCCACAGGCGAAATCCTGGAGACGTTCAATGCCCACGAACGCCACATGCACTGCATCAAGTACAGTCCCGATGGCGAGGTTTATGCCTCATCGGCGGCCGATGGCGGGCTTCGCCTGTGGCAGCAAACGGTGGGCAAGAAATACGCATTGTGGGATACACGAAGCGATCAGAGCGAAGACAACGACGCACAGCCCGAATCCGTGGGCGATCAGAACTGA